In one window of Streptomyces sp. FXJ1.172 DNA:
- a CDS encoding TIGR03364 family FAD-dependent oxidoreductase encodes MRVTVVGAGVVGTMHAWHAVQRGHQVVQIEREAEARGASLRNFGQIWVSGRAGGEELETALRARELWEGIGARVPKLGFRANGSLTPVRGPLELAVAETAVARADAAARGYKLLTPAEARALNPALRGDFTAALYCGRDAAVEPRTAQLALRAELLKSPDYTFLPGREVREVVGAGTVRDDHGDVHHADAVVLCTGAWLGGLVRELAGPDLPVRRVRLQMMQTDPLGEPLPTSVADADSFRYYPAYASPALDALNAGQAQAQTAAEHKMQLLMVQRADGGLTIGDTHEYEHPFAFDTLEDPYDHLTGVVESLLGRPLPKIRRRWAGVYAQCTDPGRVVHRRPVSDGVWLVTGPGGRGMTCSPAIAEQTANELDW; translated from the coding sequence AGATCGAGCGCGAGGCCGAGGCGCGCGGCGCCTCGCTGCGCAACTTCGGGCAGATCTGGGTCAGTGGCCGCGCGGGCGGAGAAGAGCTGGAAACCGCACTGCGGGCGCGGGAGCTGTGGGAAGGCATCGGCGCCCGGGTGCCGAAGCTGGGCTTCAGGGCCAACGGATCCCTCACCCCCGTCCGCGGCCCGCTCGAGCTGGCCGTCGCCGAGACCGCCGTGGCCCGCGCGGACGCCGCCGCCCGCGGCTACAAGCTCCTCACCCCGGCCGAGGCCCGCGCCCTCAACCCCGCCCTGCGCGGGGACTTCACCGCCGCCCTGTACTGCGGGCGGGACGCCGCGGTCGAGCCCCGCACCGCCCAACTCGCCCTGCGCGCCGAACTGTTGAAGTCCCCGGACTACACCTTCCTGCCGGGACGGGAGGTGCGCGAGGTGGTCGGTGCCGGGACCGTCCGGGACGACCACGGGGACGTTCACCACGCCGACGCCGTCGTCCTGTGCACCGGCGCCTGGCTCGGCGGCCTGGTCCGCGAGCTGGCCGGGCCCGACCTGCCCGTGCGCCGCGTCCGCCTGCAGATGATGCAGACCGACCCGCTGGGCGAGCCGCTGCCGACCTCCGTCGCCGACGCCGACAGCTTCCGCTACTACCCGGCCTACGCCTCCCCGGCGCTGGACGCGCTCAACGCGGGCCAGGCTCAAGCGCAGACCGCCGCCGAGCACAAGATGCAGCTGCTCATGGTGCAGCGCGCCGACGGCGGCCTGACCATCGGCGACACCCACGAGTACGAGCACCCCTTCGCCTTCGACACCCTCGAGGACCCCTACGACCACCTCACTGGGGTCGTCGAGTCCCTCCTCGGCCGGCCGCTGCCGAAGATCCGCCGCCGCTGGGCCGGCGTGTACGCGCAGTGCACGGACCCGGGCCGGGTCGTCCACCGCCGGCCGGTGAGCGACGGGGTGTGGCTGGTCACCGGGCCCGGCGGGCGCGGCATGACCTGCTCTCCGGCGATAGCCGAACAGACCGCGAACGAACTGGACTGGTGA
- a CDS encoding 2-aminoethylphosphonate ABC transporter permease subunit: protein MNRRLLWALPPTALLALFFLYPLALVVQQSFQPDTGGTSLKPYADVFASEGFRHALWTTVWLALASTAGCLVLGFALALVIAFVPFPGAKAVARFIDVYLSFPSFLITLALLFIYGSTGIIGSFQFLTTPWGVLLAEVTYFTPFVMRPLLAAFSQLDTAQLEAASSLGARAPRIVRRVILPEALPALAAGGSLVLVLCLNEFGIVLFTGAKGVTTLPVLVYSKAILESDYPGACVVAVVNVLISVGLYSLYRVVSRRAGA from the coding sequence ATGAATAGGCGCCTGCTGTGGGCCCTGCCCCCGACGGCCCTCCTGGCCCTCTTCTTCCTCTACCCCCTCGCCCTCGTCGTCCAGCAGTCCTTCCAGCCCGACACCGGCGGCACCTCCCTGAAGCCGTATGCCGACGTCTTCGCCTCCGAAGGCTTCCGGCACGCGCTGTGGACCACCGTCTGGCTGGCGCTCGCCTCGACCGCCGGATGCCTGGTGCTCGGCTTCGCGCTGGCGCTGGTCATCGCGTTCGTTCCGTTCCCGGGAGCGAAGGCGGTGGCGCGGTTCATCGACGTGTACCTGTCCTTCCCGTCCTTCCTCATCACGCTGGCACTGCTGTTCATCTACGGCAGCACCGGCATCATCGGGTCCTTCCAGTTCCTCACCACGCCCTGGGGCGTGCTGCTGGCCGAGGTCACCTACTTCACGCCGTTCGTGATGCGGCCGCTGCTCGCCGCCTTCTCGCAGCTGGACACCGCGCAGCTGGAGGCGGCCAGCTCCCTGGGCGCGCGGGCGCCGCGGATCGTACGGCGGGTGATCCTGCCCGAGGCGCTGCCCGCGCTCGCGGCCGGCGGCAGCCTCGTCCTGGTGCTCTGTCTCAACGAGTTCGGCATCGTGCTGTTCACCGGCGCGAAGGGGGTCACCACCCTGCCGGTGCTCGTCTACAGCAAGGCGATCCTGGAGTCCGACTATCCGGGCGCGTGTGTGGTCGCCGTCGTCAACGTCCTGATCTCCGTGGGCCTCTACAGCCTCTACCGGGTGGTGAGCCGTCGTGCTGGTGCATAG
- a CDS encoding ABC transporter ATP-binding protein — protein sequence MGIRFDSVTVAYDRNIVLDSLDLTVEPGEVMALLGPSGSGKTTALRAVAGFVRPVSGRVLLGGRDVTDLPPYRRGIGMVVQQYALFPHMRVDENVAFGLRARKTPKGEIRQRVAEALEMTGMAAYARRHPRELSGGQQQRVAVARALAIRPGVLLLDEPLSALDARLRSGMLAELARLHRELPDVSMLYVTHDQVEALTLADRIAVMDRARLQACGTPRELYHSPANEFTASFVGGANLIPVTVGAKGVSFAGTELKVTTDGAVTGARATLCVRPHLVALGQGPNQLAGVVREIQWRGATHRLYVEVGGHTVMADLRELRNPPGLGDPVALHFATEDAVLLPAGVTHE from the coding sequence ATGGGCATCCGCTTCGACTCCGTCACCGTCGCCTACGACCGCAACATCGTGCTCGACTCGCTCGACCTGACCGTCGAGCCGGGAGAGGTCATGGCGCTGCTCGGGCCGTCCGGCTCCGGCAAGACCACCGCGCTGCGGGCGGTCGCCGGGTTCGTGCGGCCCGTGTCCGGGCGGGTGCTCCTCGGCGGCAGGGATGTGACGGACCTGCCGCCGTACCGGCGGGGCATCGGCATGGTCGTGCAGCAGTACGCGCTCTTCCCGCACATGCGGGTCGACGAGAACGTGGCCTTCGGCCTGCGGGCCCGCAAAACCCCCAAGGGCGAGATACGGCAGCGGGTCGCCGAGGCGCTGGAGATGACCGGCATGGCCGCCTACGCCCGCCGCCACCCGCGTGAGCTGTCCGGCGGCCAGCAGCAGCGCGTCGCCGTCGCCCGCGCGCTCGCCATCCGGCCCGGCGTACTCCTGCTGGACGAGCCGCTGTCCGCGCTGGACGCCCGGCTGCGCTCCGGGATGCTCGCCGAACTCGCCAGGCTGCACCGGGAGTTGCCCGACGTGTCGATGCTGTACGTCACCCACGACCAGGTCGAGGCGCTGACGCTGGCCGACCGGATCGCGGTGATGGACAGGGCGAGGCTCCAGGCCTGCGGCACGCCGAGAGAGCTGTACCACTCACCGGCGAACGAGTTCACCGCCTCCTTCGTGGGCGGCGCGAACCTGATACCGGTGACCGTGGGAGCCAAGGGAGTCTCCTTCGCGGGAACGGAGCTGAAGGTCACCACGGACGGGGCGGTCACGGGGGCACGGGCCACGCTGTGCGTACGGCCGCATCTCGTCGCACTGGGCCAGGGTCCCAACCAACTCGCCGGTGTCGTACGGGAGATCCAGTGGCGCGGCGCCACCCACCGGCTGTACGTCGAGGTCGGCGGGCACACGGTCATGGCGGACCTCCGTGAACTGAGGAACCCGCCCGGCCTCGGGGACCCAGTGGCCCTGCACTTCGCGACCGAGGACGCGGTGCTGCTGCCCGCCGGAGTCACCCATGAATAG
- a CDS encoding 2-aminoethylphosphonate ABC transporter substrate-binding protein: MPRNRSTLAVALALLATPALSACGSSAASDAKEVTVYSADGLKGENGDGWYDKVFAAFTRQTGIKVKYVEGGSGEMVQRAVRERSNPQADVLVTLPPFIQEADAKGLLQKYEVKDADQVGGADKATDGTWISVVGNYFGFVYNKKELKQAPRTWDELLDAKYKNKLQYSTPGVAGDGTAVLIKAIHDFGGKDQGLAYLKKLQANNVGPSASTGKLAPKVDKGELLVANGDVQMNYAQSKTMPNLGIWFPAGKDGKPTTFALPYAAGLVTKAPHSANGKKLLDFMLARKQQQEVSSIGGGFSARQDVKATDADAVALAKLMDGVDFFEPDWNDIDKNLTSYVEDWKSATGS, encoded by the coding sequence ATGCCCAGAAACCGCAGCACGCTCGCCGTAGCCCTCGCCCTGCTCGCCACCCCCGCACTGTCCGCCTGCGGCTCCTCCGCCGCCTCCGACGCCAAGGAAGTCACCGTCTACAGCGCCGACGGCCTGAAGGGCGAGAACGGCGACGGCTGGTACGACAAGGTCTTCGCCGCCTTCACCCGGCAGACCGGCATCAAGGTCAAGTACGTCGAGGGCGGCTCCGGCGAGATGGTGCAGCGCGCCGTCCGTGAGCGGAGCAACCCGCAGGCCGACGTGCTGGTCACCCTGCCGCCGTTCATCCAGGAGGCCGACGCCAAGGGCCTGCTGCAGAAGTACGAGGTGAAGGACGCCGACCAGGTCGGCGGCGCCGACAAGGCCACGGACGGCACCTGGATCTCCGTCGTCGGCAACTACTTCGGCTTCGTCTACAACAAGAAGGAGCTGAAGCAGGCGCCCAGGACCTGGGACGAGCTGCTCGACGCGAAGTACAAGAACAAGCTCCAGTACTCCACGCCCGGCGTCGCCGGCGACGGCACCGCCGTGCTCATCAAGGCCATCCACGACTTCGGCGGCAAGGACCAGGGCCTCGCCTACCTGAAGAAGCTCCAGGCCAACAACGTCGGCCCGTCCGCCTCCACCGGCAAGCTCGCGCCCAAGGTCGACAAGGGCGAACTGCTCGTCGCCAACGGCGATGTGCAGATGAACTACGCCCAGTCCAAGACCATGCCGAACCTCGGCATCTGGTTCCCGGCCGGCAAGGACGGCAAGCCCACCACCTTCGCCCTGCCCTACGCGGCCGGCCTGGTCACCAAGGCCCCGCACAGCGCGAACGGCAAGAAGCTGCTCGACTTCATGCTCGCGCGGAAGCAGCAGCAGGAGGTCAGCTCGATCGGCGGCGGCTTCAGCGCCCGCCAGGACGTCAAGGCCACCGACGCGGACGCCGTCGCCCTGGCCAAGCTGATGGACGGCGTGGACTTCTTCGAGCCCGACTGGAACGACATCGACAAGAACCTGACGTCCTACGTCGAGGACTGGAAGTCGGCCACCGGCAGCTGA
- a CDS encoding phosphonatase-like hydrolase, translating into MTTDIRDICDIRLVVLDMAGTTVADGGLVERAFAAAAAELGVEPGSAEHAGHLAYVRATMGESKISVFRHLFGDEQRAQRANTAFEKAYGDLVGAGLVAPVPGAREAIGELTGSGRTVVLTTGFARVTQDAILDALGWRDLAARTLCPADAGGRGRPYPDMVLEAFVRTKAAEDVRQVAVVGDTSYDVLSGVRAGAGLVAGVRTGAHGDEEFRAAGATHVLDSVADLPALLSGAR; encoded by the coding sequence TTGACCACCGACATCCGCGATATCTGCGACATCCGTCTCGTCGTCCTCGACATGGCGGGTACGACCGTCGCCGACGGCGGCCTGGTCGAGCGCGCCTTCGCCGCGGCCGCCGCCGAGCTGGGCGTCGAACCCGGCTCGGCCGAGCACGCCGGGCACCTCGCGTACGTCCGCGCCACCATGGGCGAGTCCAAGATCTCCGTCTTCCGGCACCTGTTCGGCGACGAGCAGCGCGCCCAGCGCGCCAACACCGCCTTCGAGAAGGCGTACGGCGATCTGGTCGGCGCCGGTCTGGTCGCGCCCGTCCCCGGGGCCCGCGAGGCCATCGGGGAGCTGACCGGCAGCGGTCGCACCGTCGTCCTGACCACCGGCTTCGCCCGGGTCACCCAGGACGCCATCCTCGACGCCCTCGGCTGGCGGGACCTCGCCGCGCGCACCCTGTGCCCGGCCGACGCCGGCGGGCGCGGGCGGCCGTACCCGGACATGGTCCTGGAGGCCTTCGTCCGCACCAAGGCCGCCGAGGACGTGCGGCAGGTCGCCGTCGTCGGGGACACCTCGTACGACGTGCTCAGCGGCGTACGCGCCGGGGCCGGGCTGGTCGCGGGCGTACGCACCGGGGCCCACGGGGACGAGGAGTTCCGCGCCGCCGGTGCCACCCACGTCCTCGACTCCGTCGCCGACCTGCCCGCCCTGCTCTCGGGAGCGCGCTGA
- a CDS encoding ABC transporter permease has translation MLVHSRGARRAVWAVFLVLFLPLFALPLLVVLGASFATHWSGVLPSGPTAANYRAATRGEALQALTTSLLTATAASLLALTAGTWAALAAAALKKRYRRIMDALFVLPVAVPSVVVGLSVLVAFSKPPMLLNGTRWIVILAHTVLVTAFAHQSVSAAITRLDPACEQAAASLGARPSYVLWRVRLPLLLPSLTAAAGLCFALSMGELSATMMLYPPDWTPLPVLIYAATDRGALFTGSAVAVVLMAATLLVLFAVSRVRNRASYR, from the coding sequence GTGCTGGTGCATAGCCGCGGGGCCAGGCGGGCCGTGTGGGCGGTGTTCCTCGTCCTCTTCCTGCCACTGTTCGCCCTGCCCCTCCTCGTCGTCCTCGGCGCCTCCTTCGCCACCCACTGGTCCGGCGTCCTGCCCTCGGGCCCGACCGCCGCCAACTACCGTGCCGCCACCCGAGGCGAGGCCCTCCAGGCGCTCACCACCAGCCTGCTCACGGCCACCGCCGCCAGCCTGCTCGCGCTGACCGCCGGCACCTGGGCCGCGCTGGCCGCCGCCGCCCTGAAGAAGCGGTACCGGCGGATCATGGACGCCCTCTTCGTGCTGCCGGTCGCCGTACCGTCGGTCGTGGTCGGACTCTCCGTCCTGGTCGCCTTCTCCAAGCCGCCCATGCTGCTCAACGGCACCCGGTGGATCGTGATCCTCGCGCACACCGTGCTGGTCACGGCCTTCGCCCACCAGTCCGTGTCGGCGGCGATCACCCGCCTCGACCCGGCCTGCGAACAGGCCGCCGCCTCCCTCGGCGCCCGGCCGTCGTACGTGCTGTGGCGGGTCCGGCTGCCGTTGCTGCTGCCCTCCCTCACCGCCGCCGCCGGCCTCTGCTTCGCCCTGTCCATGGGCGAGCTGAGCGCCACGATGATGCTCTACCCGCCGGACTGGACCCCGCTGCCCGTCCTGATCTACGCGGCCACCGACCGCGGCGCCCTGTTCACCGGCTCCGCCGTCGCCGTGGTGCTGATGGCCGCGACCCTGCTCGTCCTGTTCGCCGTCTCCCGGGTCCGCAACCGGGCGTCGTACCGCTGA